CATAACACAGTGCATAATATCATGTAACTACTGGGAAGCAGATGAACAGAATGCACATCTTTTTTCAAAGCACTTGAACAGAGTCATGAAAGctacaagaaaaattaaagagtaaGTTCTCATGAAAATGGTTTACTTAAACTAGTGTTTTTGGAAGTTGTgtgagaaggaagaataaaattgttttatgaaaatagtaatggcaaaataattaaaagtatatttctgcagaaaaaagaaggaaaaatgatactTGCTAAAAAGCTTGATTTGACAGGCTttttgagcagaaatcaaaggaCATGAATATATATCTACAATATGAACTGATAGGCTACTATAATTCCAGAAATATTGGGCTTAATAATTAAGAAAGCATCTCCTATGAGTCATACAATTATATTCAAATGAGTCtgtaatttaattcatttatattgaTTTATAATGCCTACATATAAGATATAATTTTTGACTTTGTTAATAGTTATATTTATGTAGGAAACCACacatatcttaataaagtcattaCGAAAATACATAATTCTCACAAATTTAGAAGATATCTGTAAAATAGTTTTTACATATTTGGACATAGATGTTTGCCTCATAAAACTTTATCTATGAGGAAAAAATATgagtttttttcaaaataattattaactattgattttagatttttttaaaaagtattcatttgagagagagagagtgcaagagcagagggagtgtcagcaagagacagagaagcaggctccccactgagaagggagatcAGTGTGaagcttgattccaggaacctgggatcaagtTTCCTGAGCCAACACAGCCTGTTAACAGATTGAGCTACCCAAGCACTctgattattattactattttaagttGCAGTGTCTCCTGAATATATCACAGATAGTGAATTAATGAGAACttgtttttttatactttatgtgTGTCTATCTTTAGGGAAAACTAAATTAATGCCCCATGGAATATAATAACCAAACTTCTATAGATTTCTTCTTATCGGGGTTGTTTCCACCATCAAGAATTGGATTgttcttcttcattctcattgttctaattttcctaatggctctttTTGgcaacctgtccatgatcatcctcaTCCTTGTGGATACCCATCTCCACACACCAATGTATTATCTACTTAGCCAgctctccctcatggacctgaactacatCTCCGCTATTGTCCCCAAGATGGCTTTTGATTATCTCTTTAGGAACAAGACTATTTCTTTCATTGGGTGTGGGGTTCAGAGCTTCTTCTTCTTGACTTTAGCGGGTGGAGAGGGATTATTGTTGGCCTCGATGGCCTATGATCGCTATGTGgctatttgctttcctctccactatccCACTCATATGAGTAAAAGAATATGTGCTTTGATGATAATAGGATCTTGGATAATGGGCTCAATCAACTCCTGTGCCCACACTGTATATGCCCTCCATATACCTTACTGCCGATCCAGGACTATCAACCATTTTTTCTGTGATGTCCCTgccatgttgactctggcctgcatggataCATGGGTCTATGAGTACACAGTGTTTGTAAGCACCACACTCTTGattgtgtttcctttcattggcaTTGCATGTTCCTATGGACGTGTTCTATTTGCCATCTGTTGCATGCAGTcaacagaagggaggaagaaggcttaTTCGACCTGCAGTACCCACCTAACTGTGGtgactttctactatgcaccCTTTGCTTACACTTATTTACGTCCAAGATCCCTCCGATCTCCAACAGAAGACAAGGCCTTGgctgtcttctacaccatcctgaccccGATGCTCAACCCCAttatttacagcctgagaaacaaggaggtgaTAGGTGCCTTGAGAAGACTAATTCAGAGGATGTGCTCTATAAAAATGTCGAGTAAGTCCTCGTTAGTCCTGTGGCCTCAGAAGTAGATTACTTGCACCTTGTATATTCTTTAACAATATTATTCCAGGATAGAAGGCAGAGACCGAAATAATttagaagattaaaataattgagatttgataaaatatatatgcttcatcactctttttgtttcctttgtgataatttttcaactaaggaaaatgtcattatttcttcCTAACTTTTGGGTAACAAGGTTTTgctaagggacgcctgggtggctcagttgcttaagtggctgcctttggctcagatcaagatcccagcatcctgggattgagttccatatcgggctgcttgctcagcggagagcctgcttctcactctgcctctgctgccactctgcctgcctgtgctcactctctctgacaaataaataaataaaatcttttaaaaattaaggttttgCTAATATGTAGAAGTTATAATGGAAACAATCCAGCTTGATGGTATTATCCAGTGTATTACTTCTAGTATACTCAGTATGtatcctcaaaatattgaaaagagaTCAAAGGAACAATACATGTTATACCATTGCCAggtttctataaagaaaaataatacatctaGTATCTACTTATCAATATTGATAGatggttatttgttttatttctattgaagTTTACCCTTAAATAGTGGACACTGGCTCTCCTGATtgatataaaatgataaacataGAGATTAAGGATAAAATTCTTCATGAACTTAGAAGTCTTCCCAcattagaaaggaaaggaaatttatattttttaatgagaggGACCCCGGGGGAATCTAGATGAATCATAAGAAAACAACTTATTACAGGTGTACTACAGTATAAATAATTATGATTGAGGTGATGCAAAATGgattattaaagaataaatactattatataaaaatattgatggtGGTTACATACTATATACTTTTGAGAAATCAATCAGAGCCACTTCCAAAGCATTCCTCTAAACACTCAACATTTACATCCTCCAAAgacattgttaacattttataagATAATTTCTGTTATGTATATTTCATTATACATTTTGCATTCTCATAACTCTAGTTAACCAGAATTGGGGGGGTTTGATTTGGGCGAGGTCTTCTGTACTATATATAACTACCACTGTTTAAGGAATAATTCTGTTATTTCTACCTTTTCTGAGGGAAGATATAAACAAGAAAGctagaataaaaatgtaagaagccCTGTATTATCCCAAGCATTACGGTGATTTATGACTGATGCATCAAATTGGAAATaagtatttttcttcaaaaatagaaGATCCACAttctataacatatatataaatttgtatatttttatactaaaactaagtgaacctttaaaaatttatagacTATTAACTAATTATGAGCTTGATTTGGGAATGGCATAAGTAtgaattttcctaaaatatataaTGGGAAATATTCTCATCACAAGAAGCTATATGATAATATGGTaatattttgggtgcctgggtggctcagtgggttaaacctctgcctttggctcaggtcatgatcccagagtcctgggatcgagacccacatcaggctctctgctcagcagggagcctgcttcctcctctctctctgcctgcctttctgcctacttgtgatctctgtcaaataaataaataaattctttaaaaaatatggtaatattttcaaaagtaagtATTTGCTTGAGATGGAAGACTTAACGTCTTATCTcataatataattttcatatctgCAAAAAGAAGATATTCATTGCATAATTTCAGTTACCaaatgctcattaaatatttaccagcaagtttttataattaaattaatttgggATTCGAAACATAATCATCTAAGGTTCTTAACTAaagtgaattcattttttaacaaaaataaattcagtcaaacttaagaataaaatgctaaaagaatgAGGGGGTGAGGAGCTAAGATGGCACTGTAAGAGGACCCTAAGGTCATCTCAGTCTTTGAACACAACTAGgtacctatcaaatcattctgaatacacTAGAAATTGACTTGAGGACTGACAGAGCAAACTCCACAAATAGAAGTAGAGGCCACATTGAGTGGGGAGTGCagtggtttgggggagaaatgaATCATGAGTGCTAAGCAAGGGAGGAAGCCCtggtcagagagaaaagagagagagaaatattcaaGGAGAAGACTTCCTCAAAGCCATTggttggggaaaggagaggagctgAGTTTTTGCAACCAGTTAGGGTTTGAAGACTAGAGTTTAAAGGTCTGTGAACTTTTCTGAGATAGAGCCATGCAGGTGCTACCCTATTCatgaagagaaggcaggcaaacagtcagaggcagagagaaagatctGAGGACCACATGGGGCACATTGGGGAAGATTATTCATTCTTGGACCATGTTCATGGAAGGTAACTTTCATAGAGACACCACTCTGGGGACAAAGGAGCCAGTAGGCACCATTTTCCTTCCCTGAACCTCAGCATAAATGCAGAGTCACCTGACCAGGGAAGCTCCACCCCAAAACTGGATGCTAAGCCTGTTAGCTCCAAATCTCATGTCCTTGCTGTCTGGCACAACTGAACTTCTAAGTCAAACCTGACTCAATCCCAACATAGGGAGACCCACTCCCAGAAAACCACTGCAGGTCTCTACTCACATTCTATTCCTAACgcctggagttttgtttgttgcttgtttgttttcttttgttttgttttaatttattttatttagagagggagagaaaaagagagagagagataatgcaaggggaggggcagagggagagggagaaacagccactgtgcagagagctcaatgcagggctcagtctcaagatctggagatcatgaccctagccaaaattAGGAGTCAGAGGATTAATTGtttgaaccacccagatgcccacaaatcctccatttttaaaagtcagcatgcagggcgcctgggtggctcagtgggttaaagcctctgccttcggctcaggtcatgatctcggaatcctgggatcgagccccacattgggctctctgctcagcggggagcctgcttcccttcttctctctctctgcttgcctctctgcctacttgtgatctctgtcaaataaaatcttaaaaaaaaaattaaaagtcagcaagcttggtgaatggataaagaatggataaagaagatgtgaatatatatatatatgtgaaaaaaaatatatatatatagtgggatactactcagccatcaagaaataaaatctttttatttatgatgctgttgatggaactagagggtattatgctaagagaaaaaagtcaattAGGGAAtgataattatatgatctcactgatatgtggaatttaagagtcaaaacagaggatcatgggggagagaagaaaaatataacaatataaaatcagagaaagaggtaaactgtaatagactttaaacataggaaacaaaatgagggttgcagaaggggaggtgagtggagggatggggtgcctgggtgatggacattgaggaggcacatgatgtaatgagtcctgggtattatataagactgatgaatcattgacccctacctctgaaaccaataatatagtatatgttaattaattgaatttaaatttagaaaaatcagcAGGCTTGACTGAAATAGAGCCCTGAGAGCACTGTGCCAATCATGGAGAGAAGGGAGATAAATAATCCAGAGTCAGATAGGATGAAAACAGTGACTGAAAAAGTCCTGGGACACACAAGGGAGAGATTATTTACTTTTCTAAGGGTGCTTCCCTGAGAGCATGGAGACCCCTCTCCCAAGGAAAAGGAGATGGCTAGAACAATTTCCTTCCCCAACTCCTGGGGTAGACTACCTGGAGTAAAAAGCATGAGGACTACACTGGCTACCTAACCTGTTTACATAGAGTCTCACACCTCTGCATGCTGGTGATACAGCCCTTCCTGGTCAAAATACCCTTGGTCCCAGTGTGGTAAGCCCCTTCCACACAAAACCAGAAGAACTTGTCCACAGCAAGTCTTCTGACCATAGAGCTCTCCTAGGCTTCAATTCTAATAGTAATAATACCAGGTCTCGTTTAACAAGCAGACCTGATCACACCTAGTTAAATCCCCACACCCTGACCAAAGACCAAACTGTCCACTTCAGGCAAGGACAGCCTCTTCAGATGACTGGCCCAAAGTACACAGCAGCCAAAATGGAGTGCACTCCAATGGAGTGCATGAAGCACACACAAATAcacccctgaagcaccaggccatGGATACTATAGTTTCTTTATCATAAAGCTATTAACTTCAGGGGCAGGAATAAAACAGGATTTTATAACatggagatgaagacagagacatttacaaaatgccaagatagtgaaatttatcataaatgaaataacacaagGTCACTGCGAGAAACCTGAGTGAAACTGATATAAGTAATTGgcctgatgaagaatttaaagtaacaGCCATAAGggtactcactgggcttgagaaaagaatggaaggaagatccttaccacagagataaattagtttaaaaaaaagtaagaaaatgaaagttggagtccctgggtggcattattggttaaatgtccaactcttgattttccctcaggtcaccatctcagggtcctgagatcaagtccgtGAAGTTCTTCATAGTCAGAGGggaatttgtttctctctcttcctctaactttctccctccttgtgttcttcctctctaaaataaataattcttttaaaacagaaagaaatgaaaactgcaaTAATTGAGGTTCAAAACACACTGAATGCAGTGAActcaaggatggaagaagcagaggaatgaataagtgaaataaaaaataaaatattataaagtaaTGAAGCTTAATAAGAGAGAGAGCGAAGAATTATAGAACTTGAGAATAGTCGTAGGAAACTCAATGGTTCCATCAAGCATAACAACATTCATAATATAGAAGTCTCAGAGGAAAAGACggaaaagggggcagaagttTACTGAGGAAAGTATAGCTGATAACTTCCTAATTTgatgaaggaaacagacatctagatCCAGTAGCCACAAAGAACCccaacaaaagcaagaaaagcaGACCAAACCAACACATGCTATAGTTAAATTTGTGAGctatagtgaaaaagaaaaaagtgttaaaagaacaaagaaaataaatctcaatcTTACAAGGGAAGACACATCGAACTAGCTCTGGATCTCtgaacagaaacttggcaagccagaaggaaATAACAGGATATATTCATcctgctgaatgagaaaaatctgtagacaaaaatactctatccaggaaGACTGGATTAAATAGAAGGAGTGATAAAGAGTCTCCCAGacacacaaaaaccaaaggaTATTGtaaccactaaaccagtcctacaagaaataatacagagaccTCTGAGTGGAAAGGCAAGACCAAAAGTGATAAAGACTAGATGGAGAAAACttgcagaaaaaaatgacaaaacaagtaataaaatggcattaaaaaCATATCTATGAATAAccactctaaatgtaaatgggttaagcACACCAATGAAAAGACAGTGTGTCTTTTCATAAAgtccataaaacaaacaaatcaaaacaaaaatatccatctatatgttgcctacaaaaggCTCATTTTTAATCTAAAGACACCTGTGGATTGAATGTGAGtggatgaaaaaatatttatcatgtaacggatattttaaaaaagccacatttgcaattcttatatcagacaaactagattctAAGCAAAAGACAATAacaggagatgaagaaggacactatcaTAATAAAAGTAACTATTcaagaagaagatctaataaCTGTACATGTTtatacccccaacatggggacacccaaatatataaaacataaacaaatataaaggaacaaattgataataacaaaataagggaCATTCACACCCTGCTTATGGACAGATCAGCTAACCAGAAAATAAACGAGGTAAAATGGCATTGAAACACATACAGGACCAGATAGACTTAATAGATATTTGCAGAACATTAGATCCTCAAGCAGCggagtacacattcttttcaaatgcatgagaaattctccagaaaagaatactaggtcacaaatcaggctataaaaagttaaaaaaaaaagttaggatcatactatgcatattttccaaccacaatgcaATGAAATGTGAAGGCAACCCCACAAAATTTGGAAAGGTCAAAAATACCTGGTGGTTaaacaatatgctactaaacaaagAATAGATCAACCAGGAAttcaaagaatata
The genomic region above belongs to Meles meles unplaced genomic scaffold, mMelMel3.1 paternal haplotype, whole genome shotgun sequence and contains:
- the LOC123936081 gene encoding olfactory receptor 2L8-like, with protein sequence MEYNNQTSIDFFLSGLFPPSRIGLFFFILIVLIFLMALFGNLSMIILILVDTHLHTPMYYLLSQLSLMDLNYISAIVPKMAFDYLFRNKTISFIGCGVQSFFFLTLAGGEGLLLASMAYDRYVAICFPLHYPTHMSKRICALMIIGSWIMGSINSCAHTVYALHIPYCRSRTINHFFCDVPAMLTLACMDTWVYEYTVFVSTTLLIVFPFIGIACSYGRVLFAICCMQSTEGRKKAYSTCSTHLTVVTFYYAPFAYTYLRPRSLRSPTEDKALAVFYTILTPMLNPIIYSLRNKEVIGALRRLIQRMCSIKMSSKSSLVLWPQK